The Vigna unguiculata cultivar IT97K-499-35 chromosome 11, ASM411807v1, whole genome shotgun sequence genomic sequence ttaattaaaaaataatttaatttatgtatgtcattaattttcaaattatgtaatcaaaaatgatttttatattatataacctaaaatatattttgaaatataaaaatatattttaaataatttaaaatacattttcatgttacaaatacaattcaaaatatattttgagatCATCTAATCTGGATATTTTCTATTCCATAGATAATTTGGATTTTCTTACACCAAGGAGGTGTGAGAATAAAATATGGAGGTGGTAAAAGAAATATCCCAACTCTACCCTTCTGGCCTTTTTAAGTGGCCTGCTCTTGTGTTCAAAGCCTTTTTTTATTGACCAATAAGTTAAGTTTGATGTGTTAATTGGAGACAAAACAGAGGATAGGCTTGATCTACACAACTACTGAAATGACTAGAACCAAAAGGCACGTGAAAAACTCTAAcctaaattttatatcttttatattaaattactaatatatattatcatatcaCTAAAATAAAGTTATCAACATAAGTTTTCAATAGAGAATTATAGGTTGTGATAACAGAGACTTACTTTCAAATCATCTCAGTATGACTccatttgattttgatttttctttttatgttttgaacacctttactttcattatttttgctgCTGATAatacagaaaaataaattacataactGCTGCATTTTTGTCATTCACATGTTTGAGTTCTTATTTGGTATTTTTGGTATGCTCTAATTCTTTTTACATGTTagtgataataaatttacaGTCTTGGgcatgaataaaattattattcaagaaaacatatatatagCCTTATCCATTCCACCGAATGCATGAAAAACTAAGGATTTAAGACAAATCGTGCTTATTGTCTTATTCTTTTCTTAAACCCCACCCAGTGGTGCATTTCTTGAATCAATTCTTGAAAAAATGGACACATAACAATTGTTGTAAAATCTGACATAtaccattttttcttcttaatacTACAAAAACATGTCATAGGTAGTATAGTACCATAAATTTGAAGGGACAGGAATCACAGTGGGACACACATCCTCCGAACACTCCTGAACTCGTTAATTACATTTAACCACACGTATTCACTTTGGTTCCTATGCATATGACACATggtgtccacgtgtcaagctccAGAACCCCCTTGAGGTTTCGCTAGTTCTTCTATAAGCATATTCATCCATCAGTAACTTATACTCTTCTCGTTTCTAGAAAAGCTTGAAGTATAGTTAATGGCTCCAAAACGTGGTGAGAAGTTGGTGGTGAAATCCACCAAGAAAGTTGTGGAATCGAGCGTGCAAGTAACGGTTGtaagcagcagcagcagcagaagACAAACACGGGGAAGCAAAGAAACAGAAGAAGCAGAAGGTGGAGAAGAGCATGTGATGGTTATTCCCGTTGAAGAAGTGAATCCTCAAGTTCAAAAGGATTCACCTACCTCTGCCATTACTGATGAAAAAAAAGGTGAGAAAAAAAACAGCACTGGTGAAGGTGAAGATGGTGGAGTGCAGaatgaagagaaagagaaggcAAGAACAGGAAAAGGGTGGAatgggaaagagagaaaaaggggGAAAAAGAAGGGAAGAAAAAGTGCAGAAGGGTATCAGAGGTATGTGTATAGGGTGTTGAAGCAGGTGCACCCTGAAATGGGAATATCTTCGAAATGCATGATTGTTCTGAACAATTTGATGAATGACATGTTTGAGAGATTGGCTGGTGAAGCTGCTAAGTTGAAGGATTACACTGGACACATGACATTGTCTTCGAGGGAGATTCAAGGAGCAGTGAAGCTGGTTTTGCCAGGAGAGCTTGGGAAGCATGCCATTGCAGAAGGTGTGAAAGCTGTGAATAAATTCACCTCCTATGATACTGATGAATAGTGTAGTAGACAATAGTTCTATGTTTGATGTGTAAAAATTTGTACTTGATTAGGTAGAAGGTGACTAGGTTAaggtttttgttgttttagGTGTGTATTGTTGTGGTGTTAAGTAGAGATGTGTTTAGTATTTTGCAATTTGGAGAGTCGTGtatggttggttggttggttcTTCTGATAGGGTGAGAAATGTAGATCACTCACTGTTTTAGTGAGCTTGTTTATCTGTAATACAATTAGTAGCTATTTCCAGTTTCATtgatttcttttctcttttttctggGGGTCGAGGGAAGTTTggtttcataataatttcacGATGTTCTACTCGGTGGAggatattattgtattttaacgCCTTTTATATAGGTTACTATTTaagaaagagaaggaagaaatgGTTAACGGAAACACTTGCAATGAAACAAGAGAAAATAGTAAAGTACATATGTTTTTGTCCCATGTTGTTTCTGAGGAACAGGGTGGGAACGTTATACACAAACCTgctgatatataaaaaaaactaagttATACACAAACCTATTGGTTGGTTGCTCAGTTAATTTAATTTGTCCTTTTTGTTTCAAAAAGGGTGGAAGATAAATAGTGATTGTACTTTATTATACCTTTCTAGTCCTTTTCTTGGAAGAATATATAATGTAGCTGATAAATGGCATTTAAAACTCATGTAATATAATTACTGACTAAGAAATAAACCTTGAGAGAAACTACTctatagttttgtttttatcaaCATACTTGACAAATCTAATCTCATCCTACTTTGGActttaacttaattaatcatAATCACTTCTAAGAATAGACTTGAGTTCATAATGAAATAATTGATTCCATGAAAACGCAAAAAGGTTACAAGTTGAGTTGATGAGAAACCAAAAAAAGGGTGATATCTTTTATTGGATTGTATCGGAAGTTTTTCACTTACAAATCTGATCTTATAAGTCGAAACTATTTTATAAGTcgattttgtaagattgagttagTTTTAAagtctatttttaatatataaagtcgattttgtagaattgagttagatttaaaatccGGTTGAAATcgattttgtaagattgagttagatttaaagtccacttctaatATATAAAGTCGATTTTATAgagttgagttagatttaaaattcagttgagttaaatttaaagtccATTATATAAGAGCGTCAAACTAAAGGACcataaacatttatatttataatttaataatcatatatatatagtaaattttaatatatttatatatgtgtttaatattaaattattaatttcctactttaatataatataagaatcaATTAAAGTTTATGCTTCAAGATTTAAACATATCGCATCACATATTACCGGATTTGATTTTCATGTTCGAATGAATGATATCTTTATTGCGGTAGTGTATTGAAATTTTCATATCAGTCCaatttatttaagatttatttcataaaacatatattttcttaagtccatttttaatctataaaattATGTGAAATTAGAGTAGGTATGTGAAttgaaaaagtaagaaaaatgagaatctatcaatttaaaaaaaatataaatattcacttttctttttctttgctaagataaaatctattaaataaaatctaccGAACTAAAACCCACAAAACTAAAACCTActgaattactttttttttaataatctcGTCAATCATGTAACTTTTCTAtctaaaattttgttgtttcaaGTTCGTGAATTAGTCCACAAAGCTTGGAGTTTA encodes the following:
- the LOC114169114 gene encoding histone H2B.6-like, which gives rise to MAPKRGEKLVVKSTKKVVESSVQVTVVSSSSSRRQTRGSKETEEAEGGEEHVMVIPVEEVNPQVQKDSPTSAITDEKKGEKKNSTGEGEDGGVQNEEKEKARTGKGWNGKERKRGKKKGRKSAEGYQRYVYRVLKQVHPEMGISSKCMIVLNNLMNDMFERLAGEAAKLKDYTGHMTLSSREIQGAVKLVLPGELGKHAIAEGVKAVNKFTSYDTDE